The region CATTCACGAAGGCTTTGACAATTATCGTCCCCTCGATCCTGGCTTTTCTGGCAACCTCGGGGTAAACAACATTTTCCTGGATAGCGATATACCCCCCCACCGGCTCCGGTGGTGCGTCATAGGCCACGAACTGCATCTCTTCCTCCTCACCCGGCTGAGCGGGGGGTGGCGATACGTCGGCTTTCCTGTCCTCCATCCAGATGATCATGGGTTTCAGCTTAACATCCAATCGGGTAGACTTTTGTTCTTCTACCTCTACGGAACTGAAAGCCAAACTCGAATAACCCATCATGGATACTTTCACCACATAAGTACCCTCAGGAACATTGGGAATAAAGTACTGCCCGTTGTGATCGGAAGCGGCACCCAACCGGGTCCCTTCGATAATGATATTTGCGCCTGAGAGTGCTTCACTCGTATTGGCATCCCTCACGGTGCCATATACTTTCCCGGCTCCAAGGGAAAATGAGCGACCGGTCGTCCAGGATAGGGGAAGTATCAATAGAACTAATGCTGTCAGAACAAGTCCGGTTTTGAATTTGGAATAGTGTTGCATGGTTTGTCTCAATTGGTATTGTACTCGGTTAAGTAGGCCATTCTTTTGTTTGAACAGACCCGCGACGGTCGCGAAGCCATGTTGGGTTCGGGCCAGATTCTCAGCCATCTCAACCAGAAAACGGGAATAGGCCACTGATGAATGTCGGTCGCCCTCCACACTGGCATCGTCACAGGCCATCTCCCGATACTCATCCAAAAACCGGCTGAGCAGCCAGACAAGAGGATGAAAGACGTAAACCGCCTGGACGATGATCTGAATCAGGTTCGTAAAGCCGTCGCGCCTTCTCATATGAGCCAGCTCGTGCTTGATGACCATCTCGCGGTGTTCATTCGACCACTGATCCCAAGCTGTTGGCACAAAAAGCCGGTCGGGCAATAATCCCACCGTCAAGGGCATTCCGATATGATCGGATCGATAGATCTTGACGGAGGGATAAGCTGTCTCACCATCCGTTTCAATCGCTCGCGCCGATCTTAATCTGGCCTTCAATCGCATCAATGAGAACATGGGCACCAATAGCACCACCAGGGCAATGCTCGCCCAT is a window of Candidatus Neomarinimicrobiota bacterium DNA encoding:
- a CDS encoding M56 family metallopeptidase, with amino-acid sequence MVPLLNHWGEVWLQYFSPLVLQNSMFLGLVFIALHIFRNAPASVKYAIGMVGLVKLLLPPFLPAYLLTSAAVNIRITSDLLAAEPALVQGTGVVDPTTQLNILTFLFLLWASIALVVLLVPMFSLMRLKARLRSARAIETDGETAYPSVKIYRSDHIGMPLTVGLLPDRLFVPTAWDQWSNEHREMVIKHELAHMRRRDGFTNLIQIIVQAVYVFHPLVWLLSRFLDEYREMACDDASVEGDRHSSVAYSRFLVEMAENLARTQHGFATVAGLFKQKNGLLNRVQYQLRQTMQHYSKFKTGLVLTALVLLILPLSWTTGRSFSLGAGKVYGTVRDANTSEALSGANIIIEGTRLGAASDHNGQYFIPNVPEGTYVVKVSMMGYSSLAFSSVEVEEQKSTRLDVKLKPMIIWMEDRKADVSPPPAQPGEEEEMQFVAYDAPPEPVGGYIAIQENVVYPEVARKARIEGTIIVKAFVNAEGQVTKTGILEGIPDSGLNEAALDAVKQVRFTPAMQRDKPIGVWIAIPINFRLSK